The nucleotide window ATTTCAGGAGGAATTGAAAAAGCTTCTAAAATATTTACTCCACTTCTTATGATCTTAATGGTTATCTTTATGTTTAACTCAGTTAGATTAAATGGAGCTGCAATAGGTCTTAATGCACTATTTACTCCAAACTTTGAAAAGATACTAAATCCTAGTATCTGGGTTGCAGCATATGCACAGGTATTTTTCTCAACAACATTGGCAGTTGGAGTTATGATAGCTTATGGATCATATATTCCTGAAAAATGGGATATAGTAAACAGCTCATTTATAACAGTATTATCAAATGCTTCATTTGATATAATTGCAGGGATTACAGTATTCTCAACATTGGGATATCTTGTAAATAATCTTGGTGTGGACTTTAACTCATTTGGTAATGGAGCTGGAATAGCTTTTATAGCATTCCCAATAGCAATTTCAACTATTACATCAAACACTGTGCTTCAGGGAATAATCGGATTTGTATTTTTCCTATGTCTATTTGTAGCAGGACTTTCATCAAGTCTATCAATGCTTGAATCATTTACAACAGGAGCACTTGATAAGTTTAATATCAAAAGAGAAAAGCTTGTATCAATAATCTCACTTGTAGGTCTTACAGGAAGTGCATGTTTCTCTACATATGCAGGTTTTAACTACATACTTGATATAGTAGATGCCCATGTAGGAAACTATATAATAGCAACTTTAGGACTTATAGAACCAGTCTTAGTATGCAGATACTATGGAATAGATAAGATTAGAATTGCTGCAAATGAACATTCAGATTTTAAAATTGGTAAATGGTTTGATTTCCTACTTAAATATGTTACACCAACACTTCTTGGAATTACAGTGGTAACAAACTTTATAAAAGGTGTTACAGAAGTTAATTTTGGAGGACTTGTATTTGGATGGGGAACTGTTGCAACAATGCTTATATGTGCAACAATCTTCTATAAGAAGAAATGGGAAGAACCAGTAGTTATAAAAGAAGGTATTAGAATTTAGGAGGGTCATATGGGAAGCAGTGCAATAGCAATGATGTCACTTGGATGTATAATAGTTTTTGGGGGACTATTTATATCTATTGGAATAGCATTGAAAAAAGAAAAAGAGAATATTTAAAATTATATTATATAGTATGAGAGTAGAGGCTGTTGCAAATCAGTATAAAATAAAATTCTCTTAGCTATCAATTCTTTCTATTTATTTTGCTTACAGAAAGAAAATTTGAAACTCACTTCGTTCAAACAGTCAAATTTTCAGTATTCTGTTTCGCTGCATAAATAACGAAAGAATCTCTAATGCCAAGAATTTTATTTTATAAATTTTGAAATGCAACAGCCTTTTTGATGCTAAAAAGTACTAAAAAAATGGTAATATAAAAATTAATTGTGGCGTTTTTTTGTTTTTTTTAGTATAATGTATACTATACAATTTTATGACAAAAATTAAGAGATGTTGATTTTAAAAGACTTTAAAAACCAATGGTTTTATGTTAAAATATTAAAAAATGGAATAACGGAGAGGGAGAATATGGATAACAGAAATGTATTAGATGTATTGCTAGATCGTGGATACTTAAAACAGTTTACTCACGAAGATGAGATGAGAGAACTTCTTGGAAAGGAAAAGATCACATTTTATATAGGGTTTGACCCAACAGCAGACAGTCTTCACGTAGGACACTTTATTGCTATGATGTTTATGGCACATATGCAAAGATTTGGACACAGACCTATTGCCCTAGTTGGTGGGGGAACAGCAATGATAGGTGACCCTAGTGGAAGAACAGATATGAGAAAAATGATGACTAAAGAAACAATTGCTCATAATGTTGCTTCTATTAAAAAACAAATGGAAAGATTCATAGATTTCAGTGATGGAAAGGCTTTACTTGTAAATAATGCTGACTGGCTTTTAGGACTGAACTATATTGATTTTATAAGAGATATTGGTTCTCAATTCTCAGTAAACAAAATGCTTGCTGCAGAATGTTTCAAAACTAGAATGGAAGCTGGACTTTCTTTCTTAGAATTCAACTATATGTTAATGCAAGGATATGACTTCTTAGTACTTAACGACAAATATGGTTGTGTAATGGAACTAGGTGGAGACGACCAATGGTCTAACATGATAGCTGGAGTAGATCTAGTTAGAAAGAAAAAACAAAAACAAGTATATGCTATGACATGTACACTTCTTACAAATAGTGAAGGAAAGAAAATGGGAAAAACTGCCAAAGGTGCTCTATGGCTTGACCCAGAAAAAACATCTCCATATGAATTCTATCAATACTGGAGAAACGTTGATGATGCTGACGTAGAAAAATGTTTAGCACTACTTACATTCCTACCTATGGACGAAGTAAGAAGACTTGCTAGTTTAGAAGGAAAAGAGATCAACGAAGCTAAAAAAGTACTTGCATTTGAAGTTACTAAATTAATCCACGGAGAAGAGGAAGCAAGAAAAGCTCAAGAAGGAGCAGAAGCTGCATTTAGCGATGGTGGAGATATGTCTCATGTACCAGCTATTGATTTTGAAACTTCAAAAATGGGAATGGAACTTTTAGATCTATTATTAGAAAATAAATTAATAAAATCTAAAGGTGAAGGAAGAAAATTTGTAACTCAAAATGGACTTACAGTAAAAGATGAAAAAGTTAAAGACTTTGCAATGCAAGTAACAGAAGATCTATTTGAAGATGGAGAATTCGTTGTTAAAATAGGTAAGAAAAAGATATATAGAGTAGTTTTAAAATAGTGACAGGTGATTTAGTTTGATCCTATTAAGAGAAACAGTAGAGGATGATATTCCTGAGATATATAGATATATACATCTCAACTATGTAAAAAAATATTGTGATAATCCTGAAAAACAATGGGAAACTCATAAGAAGTGGTATCAGTTTCTTATTCATTCAGATGCTTATCTTCTATATACAGTTTCAAATCTTGAGACAGGTGAATTTTATGGATGTGTCAAATTTGAAATTGATGGAGAGTGTGCAACAATAAATGTCTATCTTGTAGAGGGTATAAGACATAAGGGATACAGTGAAAAAATCATAGATTTAAGTATTGATGAATTGAGAATGAGACATCCAGAGATCTCTATTGTTTTAGCATATATTTTAGAGGAGAACACACCATCTCTAAGTGCCTTTAAGCATCTTGGATTCCAGTTTGATGGAGTTGAGGAGTACAAAGGTTTAGAGCACATGCTATTTATAAAAACTTTAGATTAAATACTTAAAAAATTACATCTGCTTTATTAATAGTAAATCTATTATAGAGCAGATGTTTTGCTATTATCTATATACAGGAGGAAATATGACAAAAAAAGAGAGAGTAAAAATTGTTCTTGAAAAGATGGAGGAAAAATTTGGAAAACCAAAGTGTGCACTGAACTATAAGACACCTTTTGAGCTTTTAGTTGCTGTAATACTTTCTGCACAATGTACAGATGTGAGGGTAAATATTGTTACAGAGGAGATGTTTAAAAAAGTGAATACTCCAGAGGGATTTGCAGCTTTATCTCAGGAAGAGATAGAAGAGATGATAAGAAGTACAGGATTTTTCAGAAATAAGGCTAAGAATATAAAGCTTTGCAGTGAGCAGCTTTTATCTCAATATGGTGGAAAGATACCTCAGGATATGGATGAACTTGTAAAGTTAGCTGGTGTTGGAAGGAAGACAGCTAACGTTGTAAGAGGAGAGGTATGGGGACTTGCAGATGGTATAACTGTGGATACCCATGTAAAGAGAATAACTAACCTTTTAGGTCTTACTAAGGAAAGTGACCCTATAAAGATAGAGAAAGATTTGATGAAAATAGTTCCTAAAGATAAGTGGATAGATTTTTCCCACTATATTATTTTACAGGGAAGAGATAAGTGTATAGCAAGACGTCCTAAATGTAATGAGTGCGAAATGAATATGGCGTGCAAACACTATGAGGAGCTTAAGAAAAAAGAGGCTAAAGAAAAATAATATTTAATTTTATTGAAAAAAATATATATTGTAGTATAATTATAATGGAAATTGATAACAAGTGAGGGGGAGCTCATTGCAATGGGCTGAGAGTAAATTTTGTAATTTAGACCCTTAACCTGATTTGGATAATGCCAACGTAGGGAAAAAACTAAGAGCAAGTGCTGACCTATTTGGTGAGCACTTTTTTTATTTCTAATAATTTTTGGGAGGCATATATGTTAGGAAAATATTTGGATAACCTAAGAAAAAATGGTGCACTTATACACAATATTACAAACTATGTAACTGTAAATGATGTTGCAAATGTGTTACTTGCAACTGGTGCAAGTCCTGTAATGGCAGATGAACCTGAAGATGCAGTTGAGATTACTGCAATTTGTGGAGGACTTAATATCAATATTGGTACACTGAATAAAAACAGTATCAAAGCTATGTTTGCAGCAGGACAAAAGGCACAGGAATTAGGTCATAAGATGGTACTTGACCCTGTTGGAGTAGGAGCTAGCACACTTAGAACTAAGACAGCCTTAGATCTTATGAAAGAGTTTAGATTTGATGTAATAAAGGGAAATACATCTGAGATTAAGGTTCTTT belongs to Fusobacterium sp. DD2 and includes:
- a CDS encoding sodium-dependent transporter produces the protein MAKRELWNSRKGFIYAAVGAAIGLGNLWRFPFQAYKNGGGAFFLPYIVAIFTCGVPLMILEYQLGRNVRGGSTKAFKTLGKRFEWFGWVQIMIPIVVMMFYCTIISVSVVFMVYSLAHAFGFINWMSDPGKLMGMIVGSANGPFDFGAGISKYMLGFILVVWFGNWIIVKKGISGGIEKASKIFTPLLMILMVIFMFNSVRLNGAAIGLNALFTPNFEKILNPSIWVAAYAQVFFSTTLAVGVMIAYGSYIPEKWDIVNSSFITVLSNASFDIIAGITVFSTLGYLVNNLGVDFNSFGNGAGIAFIAFPIAISTITSNTVLQGIIGFVFFLCLFVAGLSSSLSMLESFTTGALDKFNIKREKLVSIISLVGLTGSACFSTYAGFNYILDIVDAHVGNYIIATLGLIEPVLVCRYYGIDKIRIAANEHSDFKIGKWFDFLLKYVTPTLLGITVVTNFIKGVTEVNFGGLVFGWGTVATMLICATIFYKKKWEEPVVIKEGIRI
- a CDS encoding MetS family NSS transporter small subunit, whose product is MGSSAIAMMSLGCIIVFGGLFISIGIALKKEKENI
- the tyrS gene encoding tyrosine--tRNA ligase, whose protein sequence is MDNRNVLDVLLDRGYLKQFTHEDEMRELLGKEKITFYIGFDPTADSLHVGHFIAMMFMAHMQRFGHRPIALVGGGTAMIGDPSGRTDMRKMMTKETIAHNVASIKKQMERFIDFSDGKALLVNNADWLLGLNYIDFIRDIGSQFSVNKMLAAECFKTRMEAGLSFLEFNYMLMQGYDFLVLNDKYGCVMELGGDDQWSNMIAGVDLVRKKKQKQVYAMTCTLLTNSEGKKMGKTAKGALWLDPEKTSPYEFYQYWRNVDDADVEKCLALLTFLPMDEVRRLASLEGKEINEAKKVLAFEVTKLIHGEEEARKAQEGAEAAFSDGGDMSHVPAIDFETSKMGMELLDLLLENKLIKSKGEGRKFVTQNGLTVKDEKVKDFAMQVTEDLFEDGEFVVKIGKKKIYRVVLK
- a CDS encoding GNAT family protein; protein product: MILLRETVEDDIPEIYRYIHLNYVKKYCDNPEKQWETHKKWYQFLIHSDAYLLYTVSNLETGEFYGCVKFEIDGECATINVYLVEGIRHKGYSEKIIDLSIDELRMRHPEISIVLAYILEENTPSLSAFKHLGFQFDGVEEYKGLEHMLFIKTLD
- the nth gene encoding endonuclease III, which translates into the protein MTKKERVKIVLEKMEEKFGKPKCALNYKTPFELLVAVILSAQCTDVRVNIVTEEMFKKVNTPEGFAALSQEEIEEMIRSTGFFRNKAKNIKLCSEQLLSQYGGKIPQDMDELVKLAGVGRKTANVVRGEVWGLADGITVDTHVKRITNLLGLTKESDPIKIEKDLMKIVPKDKWIDFSHYIILQGRDKCIARRPKCNECEMNMACKHYEELKKKEAKEK